A window from Spiroplasma endosymbiont of Aspidapion aeneum encodes these proteins:
- a CDS encoding lipoprotein: MKKLLGILGAMGLVCSTSANVISCGDNSPKADDSDILALLPKEYPKSVDDLKALLASKKETIKNISDAAYKAIMQANKDNPKISLEPKVDSLNNDTKEFIKSNNDYQKFIVLEDAATAIGYLYFHLTNDKGDGFNYADGSHISTITSPYHKFGFDDYLTNHTNTIKSIADWYKKVPKLKLSDVVKTTQLTITYSKDMGDDQIISNIDENNKDLNLDSESVTITNKKEAGFTITANDGSNSDGEICAFTGKVDLTFKTT, translated from the coding sequence ATGAAAAAATTATTAGGAATACTAGGAGCAATGGGGTTAGTTTGTTCTACAAGTGCAAATGTTATTTCTTGTGGTGATAATAGTCCTAAAGCTGATGATTCAGATATATTGGCTTTATTACCAAAGGAATATCCAAAATCTGTTGATGACCTAAAAGCATTATTGGCCTCAAAAAAAGAAACAATCAAAAATATAAGTGATGCAGCTTATAAAGCTATTATGCAGGCTAATAAAGATAACCCAAAAATTAGTCTTGAACCGAAGGTTGATTCACTTAATAATGATACAAAAGAATTTATAAAATCTAACAATGATTATCAAAAGTTTATTGTTCTTGAGGATGCCGCAACAGCGATTGGTTATTTATATTTTCATTTAACGAATGACAAAGGTGATGGATTTAATTATGCAGATGGGTCACACATAAGCACAATTACTAGTCCATATCATAAATTCGGTTTCGATGATTATCTAACAAATCATACGAACACTATTAAATCAATAGCCGATTGGTATAAAAAAGTTCCAAAACTTAAACTTAGTGACGTGGTAAAAACTACACAATTGACTATTACTTATTCTAAGGATATGGGAGATGACCAGATTATATCAAATATAGATGAGAACAACAAGGATTTAAATTTAGATAGTGAATCAGTTACAATTACAAATAAAAAAGAGGCAGGATTTACTATAACTGCTAATGATGGATCAAATTCCGATGGTGAAATTTGCGCCTTTACTGGAAAAGTTGACCTAACATTTAAAACTACTTAA
- a CDS encoding lipoprotein: MKRILALLGGIGLLISSSTTVISCENDNNNKPNKPDENVEKPWFKMPAQYPNNKDDLKNIGIEISKSAQPFYERSFKAYHTKPWSQEWEDEFRSTNEDYLKFQVFNQLYNALGYFYYIMSNNNKNVDEIDTVEGNELSFISTNDKDYYDSEYKYFINLSKKYEKYYVQINDWVNNYPK, from the coding sequence ATGAAAAGAATATTAGCGCTATTGGGTGGAATTGGTTTGCTAATTTCATCATCTACAACAGTTATAAGCTGTGAAAATGATAATAATAACAAACCGAATAAACCAGATGAAAATGTAGAAAAACCTTGGTTTAAGATGCCCGCTCAATATCCAAATAATAAGGATGATCTAAAAAATATTGGGATTGAGATTTCTAAATCAGCTCAACCATTTTATGAGCGAAGTTTTAAAGCATATCATACAAAGCCGTGGTCACAAGAATGAGAAGATGAGTTTCGTTCAACCAATGAGGACTATTTAAAATTTCAAGTTTTTAATCAATTATATAATGCTTTAGGTTATTTTTATTATATTATGTCAAATAATAATAAGAATGTAGATGAAATTGATACTGTAGAAGGTAACGAACTAAGTTTTATATCAACAAATGATAAAGATTATTATGATAGTGAGTATAAATATTTCATTAATTTATCTAAAAAATATGAAAAATATTATGTTCAAATAAATGATTGAGTCAATAATTATCCAAAATAA
- a CDS encoding ThiF family adenylyltransferase, producing MAEFNYIIIGAGGIGNAISYCLSSIGAKNIMIIDKDIVEKSNLNRQFLFTKNDIGKYKTEVLRDSLKNRFDNLNITDLNLDISIKFEYKKFIEILEKKSFFKSLVILSADELDIIKLTNLICVKNSIPLINLGYFNNVSAVGPFYIPSIVNSSCLFCDNEKVELNLNNIDEVILDINNYSKMVPSWYVNNSIAVSIAAEEIINFVDNRIDKIQSISKKIAVSNNNFEKALFDFNKNIKCKFCGPKSKETYNI from the coding sequence ATCGCAGAATTTAATTATATTATTATTGGAGCTGGGGGGATAGGAAATGCAATATCTTATTGTTTATCATCAATAGGTGCAAAAAATATAATGATAATAGATAAAGATATTGTTGAAAAAAGCAATTTGAATAGACAATTTCTTTTTACAAAAAACGATATTGGAAAATATAAAACAGAGGTTTTAAGGGATTCACTAAAAAATAGGTTTGATAACTTAAATATTACTGATTTAAATTTAGATATTTCAATAAAATTTGAATACAAAAAATTTATAGAGATATTAGAGAAAAAATCATTTTTTAAGTCATTGGTTATTTTGTCTGCCGATGAATTAGATATAATAAAATTAACAAATTTAATTTGTGTTAAGAATAGTATCCCGTTAATAAATTTGGGTTATTTTAATAATGTTTCTGCAGTTGGTCCATTTTATATTCCAAGCATTGTAAACAGTTCATGTCTTTTTTGTGATAATGAAAAAGTTGAATTAAATTTAAATAATATTGACGAAGTTATTTTAGATATCAATAATTATTCAAAAATGGTTCCATCTTGATATGTTAATAATTCAATAGCTGTTTCAATAGCGGCGGAGGAAATAATAAATTTTGTGGATAACAGAATAGATAAAATACAGTCTATTTCAAAGAAGATTGCAGTTTCAAATAATAATTTTGAAAAAGCATTATTTGATTTTAATAAAAATATAAAATGTAAATTTTGCGGACCTAAATCAAAGGAAACTTATAACATTTAA
- a CDS encoding LD-carboxypeptidase — translation MKIGIFSCSSPGGSNFPIRLNRALKKLENYGNEIICGKLIRGNNYYRTATINDRADEFNSLISSNVDILMSSIGGSNSNSIVDKINYNMLNKINKKLIVCGYSDTTVILLAILRKCKKIRVLYGPALISTFGDWEEEFVDYTYKDFVSVIEKKSEVIVPPKHWTDDIKNWSKYEGIRNIKINDWKFLGFTKNIKGRVIGGNLSALIGTYGSEYGLNVKKGDILLIEDSCKNAEIIEKNFSFLLLNKIFNKCSAILLGKHERFDDQGSKINSIDILNEVLKSRNMCIPIVYDVDFAHTKPMSIIELNSTIEIDFINKKIKKIY, via the coding sequence ATGAAAATAGGAATTTTTTCGTGTAGTAGTCCTGGCGGAAGTAATTTTCCAATTAGATTGAATAGAGCTTTAAAAAAGCTTGAAAATTATGGAAATGAAATAATTTGTGGAAAATTGATCAGAGGTAATAATTATTATAGAACTGCTACAATAAATGACCGAGCTGATGAGTTTAACTCATTAATAAGTAGTAATGTTGATATTTTGATGTCCTCTATTGGGGGCTCAAATTCAAACTCAATTGTTGATAAAATAAATTACAATATGTTAAATAAAATTAATAAAAAACTAATAGTATGTGGTTATTCAGATACAACAGTTATTTTACTAGCTATTCTAAGAAAATGTAAAAAGATTAGAGTTTTATATGGACCTGCTTTAATTTCAACGTTTGGAGATTGAGAAGAAGAGTTTGTAGACTATACATATAAGGATTTTGTTAGTGTAATTGAGAAGAAAAGCGAGGTAATAGTCCCCCCTAAACATTGAACAGATGATATAAAAAATTGAAGCAAATATGAGGGTATTAGGAATATAAAAATAAATGATTGAAAATTTCTTGGATTTACTAAAAATATTAAAGGAAGAGTTATTGGTGGAAATTTGTCTGCCCTAATCGGTACATATGGTTCAGAGTATGGACTTAATGTAAAAAAGGGGGACATATTATTAATCGAAGATTCATGCAAAAATGCAGAAATTATAGAAAAAAACTTTTCGTTTTTGCTATTAAATAAAATATTTAATAAGTGTTCAGCGATTTTACTAGGAAAACATGAAAGATTTGATGACCAGGGTTCTAAAATAAATTCGATTGATATTTTAAATGAGGTTTTAAAATCAAGAAATATGTGTATACCTATAGTTTATGATGTTGATTTTGCCCATACAAAACCAATGTCAATTATTGAATTGAATTCTACAATTGAAATAGATTTTATAAATAAAAAAATCAAAAAAATATATTAG